The Palaemon carinicauda isolate YSFRI2023 chromosome 33, ASM3689809v2, whole genome shotgun sequence genome contains a region encoding:
- the LOC137625928 gene encoding uncharacterized protein codes for MGHDLCRAHAHCAISFSREPGPAPYTIWFPEACMLCYELSALLLSEEADDESLREARATLRPWVSGFGRNAPAGAPYLLDGDMASRLFPGSTTAAVPPETAAPLIEVVRATILTEEEVLVTEAEPYLGLDEEPMDEQVGGVELVDPLSPHTPSSTTSFHGFDKPTASPRGPSVPVRPKVKPLRTFKPSALPLSVSPVPGPSKDPDVHIAIPKTVTPKKSKSTKSRASLEDQAREPPLSAAMVRDIVKEQIQQYLQQSRADRGAMTELKDMVASLIRSGTQMPPPSAPDASKLPPFEKNNPWRFALHAPYIDGAITLEGIGTRPLEDLEFYPPGLEFPFNGFVRLKEHALVRLDKVPKETVIFPKEQAQAFWARTLSDWGCTNSKLTPHKGAYTIFTASPGITLPITDKVAALTFQAIKEGSAMPALKETDPTSMLIPSTVTIWDDAPATFTVAKLDPDCASNLFSEKLPKLPDILLKTEFEARNRLARSLHSITSVESLTSLYPTETMFRVFTKNLSLSFQIDLHEFCSARVSCRKHVLSEATIRHEPNRLIASPCWGKNLFPQEEVNKVLQDAARANQNLQVRWGLTAKKRVEGQKQTFFRKKQRFAPYKTSRGHYQQSPIAHSSSQSPTASSPLQPKHPQQVVYLTAPPGTQPNPVWMPSPAYNPSYGPSGPFRGHQRGSYRARGQFRQRGGPRTRGSRGGKEPRFTPSQ; via the exons ATGGgtcatgatctatgccgggcccatgcccattgcgccatatccttctctcgggaaccgggaccagccccctatacgatatggtttccggaggcatgcatgctctgctatgagctgtcagccctactcctgagcgaggag gctgatgatgaatctctcagggaggcgagagctactctccggccttgggtgtcagggtttgggaggaatgcgcctgctggcgcaccctatctccttgatggagacatggcttctcgcctattcccaggctctactactgcagcagttccaccggagacagcggccccgttaattgaagtggttagagcaaccattctaactgaggaagaggttttagtgacggaggccgagccctacctaggtctggacgaggaacccatggatgagcaggtaggtggtgttgagttggtggaccccctttcaccccacactccttcctctactacttcctttcacggctttgataaacctacggcttctcctcgaggtccctccgttcctgtacgacccaaggtgaagccactacgtacctttaagccttcagctttgccattatcagtgtcaccggttccgggaccctcaaaggatcctgatgttcatattgctatacctaaaaccgtgactcctaagaagtcaaagtctactaagtccagggcttcgttagaggatcaggctcgggagccccctttatccgccgccatggtcagggatattgtgaaagaacagatacaacaatatcttcaacagtctagggcagaccgaggagctatgacggagctcaaagatatggtggcaagtctcatccgttccggaactcagatgccccctccttcagccccggacgcatcgaagttacctcccttcgagaaaaacaacccttggaggtttgccttacatgctccatatattgatggtgccataactctagagggcataggcacccgtcctctagaggacttagaattttaccctccgggactagaattcccattcaacggcttcgtccgattgaaagaacatgccttggttaggttagacaaggtaccgaaggaaacggtaatattccctaaagagcaggcccaagctttctgggccaggacgttgtcagactggggttgcactaattccaagctcaccccacacaaaggagcctacaccatatttacagcttctccaggtattaccttgcctattacagataaagtggcagctcttacttttcaggctatcaaagaaggttctgccatgccggctcttaaagagaccgatcccacctccatgctcattccgagtaccgttactatctgggatgatgcccccgctactttcacagtagcgaagttagacccagactgtgcctctaatctgttctccgagaagcttcctaaattaccagatattcttctcaagactgagtttgaggcacggaataggttggctaggtctctccactccattacctccgtggagtccctaacctcactttatccgaccgagaccatgttccgggtattcacaaagaacctgtctctgtccttccaaatcgacttacacgagttttgttcggctcgggttagttgcaggaagcacgttctttctgaggccacgatcaggcatgaaccgaataggctgatagcttccccctgctggggtaagaacctttttcctcaggaggaggtgaacaaggtactacaagacgctgcgagagcaaatcaaaatttgcaagtgaggtggggcctcactgccaaaaagagggttgaaggtcaaaaacaaaccttcttcaggaagaaacagaggtttgccccttacaagacgagccgaggtcactaccaacaatcgccgattgcccactcgtcttcacagtctcccactgcttcgtctcctctacagccgaaacaccctcaacaggtggtctacctcactgctcccccaggtacccaacccaaccccgtttggatgccctcacccgcatacaaccctagctacggaccctcaggtccctttcgtggacaccagagaggtagctacagggctagaggacagttccgtcaacgaggcggacctaggacaaggggttctcgaggagggaaagaacctagattcactccctcgcaatga